The Coffea arabica cultivar ET-39 chromosome 3c, Coffea Arabica ET-39 HiFi, whole genome shotgun sequence genome contains a region encoding:
- the LOC113735478 gene encoding putative F-box protein PP2-B12 yields the protein MEGPFFARLPEGFMSEILSLTSPVDVIRASVVSKGFKPAADSDTIWEKFLPSDYQDIISRSDSAVDCSTKKALYFSLCDSPLLLDGGRMSFSVDKRSGKKCYMVGARERIIAWAREPWRWHWISRPDSRFREVAKLKAVCWLDIRGRIESQMLSTGTTYAAFLVFKIAEEHYGIEKATSLIRFVNHESDGEAKRRAAPVHLVSREGMNHPAEFGGKFPKMRTDGWMEVELGNFYIGTGDEGQVEARLTEIIHDGKSGLTIEGIEFRPE from the exons ATGGAAGGCCCTTTTTTTGCCAGATTGCCAGAAGGCTTCATGTCTGAGATTCTATCACTCACTTCACCTGTGGATGTGATCAGAGCATCAGTTGTCTCAAAAGGGTTCAAGCCTGCTGCTGATTCTGATACTATTTGGGAGAAATTTCTACCATCTGATTATCAAGATATCATTTCAAGATCAGATTCTGCTGTTGATTGCTCAACCAAAAAGGCCCTCTACTTTTCTCTCTGTGATTCTCCTCTTCTCCTTGATGGAGGCAGAATG AGCTTTTCCGTTGATAAAAGGAGTGGAAAGAAATGTTATATGGTTGGGGCTAGAGAACGCATCATTGCCTGGGCAAGAGAACCATGGCGCTGGCATTGGATATCTCGTCCTGACTCAAG ATTCAGAGAGGTTGCCAAGCTTAAGGCTGTTTGTTGGCTGGATATCAGAGGCAGGATAGAAAGTCAAATGTTGTCTACTGGTACTACTTATGCAGCTTTCCTAGTGTTCAAGATAGCAGAGGAGCATTATGGGATTGAAAAAGCAACAAGTTTAATCAGATTTGTAAACCATGAGAGTGACGGTGAGGCCAAAAGAAGAGCTGCACCTGTCCATCTTGTATCAAGGGAAGGTATGAATCATCCAGCAGAATTTGGTGGAAAGTTTCCCAAAATGAGAACAGATGGCTGGATGGAAGTAGAACTGGGGAACTTTTATATTGGTACAGGAGATGAGGGTCAGGTGGAGGCTCGACTGACAGAGATTATCCATGATGGGAAGTCAGGTCTTACTATCGAAGGCATTGAATTTCGCCCTGAGTGA
- the LOC113734429 gene encoding F-box protein PP2-B11-like, giving the protein MEGPFARLPEGFISEILSLTSPVDVIRASVVSKGFKPAADSDTIWEKFLPSDYQDIISRSDSAVDCSTKKALYFSLCDSPLLLDGGRMGFSVDKRSGKKCYMVGARELIIAWARDPWYWHWISRPDSRFREVAKLKAVCWLDIRGRIESQMLSTGTTYAAFLVFKIAEEYYGIEKATSLIRFVNHESDGEAKRRAAPVHLVSREGMNHPAEFGGKFPKMRTDGWMELELGKFYTDRGDDGQVEARLIEIISLHGKSGLIVEGIEFRPV; this is encoded by the exons ATGGAAGGCCCTTTTGCCAGATTGCCAGAAGGCTTCATATCTGAGATTCTATCACTCACTTCACCTGTGGATGTGATCAGAGCATCAGTTGTCTCAAAAGGGTTCAAGCCTGCTGCTGATTCTGATACTATTTGGGAGAAATTTCTACCATCTGATTATCAAGATATCATTTCAAGATCAGATTCTGCTGTTGATTGCTCAACCAAAAAGGCCCTCTACTTTTCTCTCTGTGATTCTCCTCTTCTCCTTGATGGAGGCAGAATG GGCTTTTCAGTTGATAAAAGGAGTGGAAAGAAATGTTATATGGTTGGGGCTAGAGAACTCATCATTGCCTGGGCAAGAGATCCATGGTACTGGCATTGGATATCTCGTCCTGACTCAAG ATTCAGAGAGGTTGCCAAGCTTAAGGCTGTTTGTTGGCTGGATATCAGAGGCAGGATAGAAAGTCAAATGTTGTCTACTGGTACCACTTATGCAGCTTTCCTAGTGTTCAAGATAGCAGAGGAGTATTATGGGATTGAAAAAGCAACAAGTTTAATCAGATTTGTAAACCATGAGAGTGACGGTGAGGCCAAAAGAAGAGCTGCACCTGTCCATCTTGTATCAAGGGAAGGTATGAATCATCCAGCAGAATTTGGTGGAAAGTTTCCCAAAATGAGAACAGATGGCTGGATGGAATTAGAACTGGGGAAGTTTTATACTGATAGAGGAGATGATGGTCAGGTGGAGGCTCGACTGATAGAGATTATTAGCCTTCATGGGAAGTCGGGCCTTATTGTCGAAGGCATTGAATTTCGCCCCGTGTGA
- the LOC113734428 gene encoding F-box/kelch-repeat protein At3g06240-like, with protein sequence MPTQFCSAYNDPDFYILDTSSLAGSENPRAQKVEIPVGRRCILLSTIVCACNGLLFIALDNERVLFVWNPSTGKLRRIPTLKSSSSHFDLLYGFGYDSLHDDYKILRVCYDNGTYDCWLFSLKENTWRKLNDRVLNGYGTCNIDQVLNDAYTGAEKRAVIVCVNDSAYFIVQKEGKKYKVLSVSLAEERFVEMLPPPCEVVGAVPILKVLAGRLSLQWRTSANHDFVVWTLMDDGNSSYWTKIISILCSETLVGLEPICMMRNGHFVVRTKPERELFIYDMKKKAFQQVFKNENPDVHICSFKNTVVYTESLVHPCDYGDKVEEWTSAIEDMKESLMLQTKRQFSSCCGEC encoded by the exons ATGCCAACTCAATTTTGCTCTGCTTATAATGATCCTGATTTTTACATCTTGGACACATCGAGTTTAGCTGGTAGTGAAAATCCCAGAGCTCAAAAAGTTGAAATTCCCGTAGGAAGGCGTTGTATTCTTCTATCTACAATTGTTTGTGCTTGTAATGGTTTGCTCTTTATTGCTTTGGATAATGAAAGGGTTTTGTTCGTGTGGAACCCCTCCACGGGAAAATTGAGAAGGATTCCAACACTGAAGTCATCATCATCACATTTTGATCTGTTATATGGGTTTGGATATGATTCACTGCATGATGATTACAAAATTCTTAGAGTTTGTTACGACAATGGTACCTATGATTGTTGGTTGTTTTCGTTGAAAGAAAATACCTGGAGAAAATTAAATGATCGGGTTCTGAATGGTTATGGGACTTGCAACATCGATCAGGTTTTGAATGATGCTTACACTGGGGCTGAAAAACGTGCTGTTATTGTCTGTGTTAATGATTCCGCCTACTTTATCgtgcaaaaagaaggaaagaagtaTAAAGTTTTGTCTGTCAGTTTGGCTGAAGAAAGATTTGTTGAGATGTTGCCTCCTCCTTGTGAGGTTGTGGGAGCTGTCCCAATCTTGAAGGTTTTGGCAGGACGGCTTAGTCTGCAATGGAGGACTTCTGCCAACCACGATTTTGTGGTGTGGACATTGATGGATGATGGAAATAGCAGCTATTGGACTAAGATTATATCTATTCTGTGTTCGGAAACACTGGTGGGCCTGGAACCAATTTGCATGATGCGAAATGGACATTTTGTGGTTAGGACGAAGCCTGAAAGGGAACTTTTCATATATGACATGAAAAAGAAGGCATTTCAACAAGTATTCAAGAATGAGAATCCAGATGTTCATATCTGCAGTTTCAAGAATACTGTGGTATACACAGAAAGTTTAGTTCATCCGTGTGATTATGGGGACAAGGTTGAGGAGTGGACGTCAGCAATTGAAGACATGAAAGAG TCTTTAATGTTGCAGACTAAGAGGCAATTCTCTTCCTGCTGTGGTGAGTGCTGA
- the LOC113736294 gene encoding putative F-box protein PP2-B12 — protein sequence MDEIHNGKSSPFQFLPEDCVSNIISLTSPQDACGASVISVGFKSASESDTVWEKFLPSDYKEIISNSLSPLNYATKKHLYFHLCHSPILINNGKLSFWISKSTGKKCYMLPARELCIAWKDTPRYWSWTSLPESRFPEVAELVDVCWLDIRGNMPTRLLSLKTNYAAYLVFKTTENSYGLEAVAKASVSFAAATTGTSSSSAETSDVFEPEGDSVYLKTPACAHDVRYGRRWRHMLPRRIRRPRTEDEIDGRVPRQRNDGWQELLLGEFLNDEGDGDIDIKVSETKILNWKRGLILEGIELRPKEEV from the exons atggatgaaattcATAATGGGAAGTCATCTCCTTTCCAATTCTTGCCTGAAGATTGCGTGTCAAACATCATCTCTTTGACATCTCCTCAAGATGCATGCGGTGCATCAGTCATTTCTGTGGGCTTCAAGTCTGCTTCTGAGTCTGATACTGTTTGGgaaaaatttcttccttctGATTATAAAGAGATCATCTCAAATTCACTTAGCCCCCTGAATTATGCAACCAAGAAACACCTCTACTTTCATCTCTGTCACTCCCCAATCCTGATCAACAATGGTAAACTG AGCTTCTGGATAAGTAAATCAACCGGGAAAAAATGTTATATGCTGCCTGCAAGGGAGCTCTGTATTGCCTGGAAGGATACTCCAAGGTACTGGAGTTGGACATCGCTGCCTGAATCAAG GTTTCCTGAGGTGGCTGAGCTGGTGGATGTTTGTTGGCTTGATATACGTGGAAATATGCCGACTCGATTGCTGTCCCTGAAGACTAATTATGCTGCTTACCTTGTGTTCAAAACTACAGAAAACTCCTATGGACTTGAAGCCGTAGCCAAGGCCTCGGTTAGCTTTGCTGCTGCTACAACTGGCACCAGTAGTAGCAGTGCAGAAACTAGTGATGTCTTTGAGCCAGAAGGCGACTCTGTCTACTTAAAAACACCTGCATGCGCCCACGATGTAAGATATGGACGGCGGTGGCGGCATATGCTGCCACGGCGCATTAGGAGGCCTCGGACTGAGGATGAGATTGATGGCCGCGTTCCACGTCAGAGAAACGATGGATGGCAGGAGCTTTTGTTGGGAGAATTTCTCAACGATGAAGGCGATGGGGACATCGACATAAAGGTTTCAGAAACTAAGATTCTCAACTGGAAAAGAGGCCTCATTCTTGAGGGAATTGAGCTTCGACCCAAGGAAGAAGTGTGA
- the LOC113734427 gene encoding F-box/kelch-repeat protein At3g23880-like: protein MGNILAFPKRSPPSLFEKRSPPENLFDLPFDVQCKILSGLPLKYLVQFSCASKQARELIDDPIFIRAHLKLINSLTDSRRVLILWWDPNLCRLKQCSLSSLLCAPTTETVDINYPPFKNPFTGVRVVGCCNGLVCIVFDGTKIILWNPSTRKSKIVPDLGIRVEEDKGLPVVTYLIFSWGFGYDKIEDDHKVVAVAYEADQGAATAMDGEVPKVKVKVKVYSTKKGIWKRIGDFQGGYPPLGVDGTFVNGKLHWSLEAEAGGDIVSLDLTTETYGRIEKPEQMKKPEIKCDEDSESLFEPVLEVYQEKLCLLCSVDNGHTDVWMMEIYGVTESWKMQFAILINNPGGISRPLCRSEDGEVLVSTGTKSVRYNPDNAAYVDIPFRDQNIEVYHAFPYTQSLVLPYSKEEKDAIEQRRRRRML, encoded by the coding sequence ATGGGAAACATACTTGCATTCCCGAAGCGATCCCCTCCTTCCCTTTTCGAGAAGCGATCCCCTCCTGAGAACCTTTTCGACCTTCCCTTTGACGTCCAGTGTAAGATCCTCTCCGGGCTGCCATTGAAATACCTCGTGCAATTCAGTTGCGCTTCAAAGCAAGCGAGGGAATTAATTGACGACCCGATATTCATCAGAGCCCATCTAAAATTGATCAATAGCTTAACAGACAGCCGAAGGGTGCTTATTTTGTGGTGGGATCCTAACTTATGCCGTCTCAAACAGTGTTCTCTTAGCTCGTTATTGTGTGCACCAACTACTGAAACTGTTGACATTAATTATCCACCATTTAAAAATCCCTTTACTGGTGTCAGAGTTGTGGGCTGCTGTAATGGATTAGTTTGTATTGTCTTTGACGGAACTAAAATAATTTTGTGGAACCCATCTACTCGAAAATCAAAGATCGTACCGGATTTAGGCATTAGGGTAGAGGAAGATAAAGGTTTACCGGTTGTGACGTACTTAATATTTTCATGGGGTTTTGGATATGACAAGATTGAGGATGATCACAAAGTAGTAGCGGTGGCGTACGAGGCTGACCAAGGCGCTGCTACGGCCATGGATGGCGAAGTCCCTAAGGTTAAGGTTAAGGTTAAGGTCTACAGCACCAAGAAAGGAATTTGGAAGCGTATAGGGGATTTTCAAGGTGGTTATCCTCCGCTGGGGGTAGATGGTACATTTGTGAATGGGAAGTTGCATTGGTCACTGGAGGCAGAAGCTGGTGGAGATATTGTTTCCCTTGATTTAACAACAGAGACGTATGGACGGATAGAGAAACCTGAACAGATGAAGAAACCTGAAATTAAATGTGATGAAGATTCTGAATCTTTGTTTGAGCCAGTCTTGGAGGTTTACCAAGAAAAGCTTTGTTTACTTTGTTCTGTGGATAATGGTCATACAGATGTTTGGATGATGGAGATATATGGGGTTACAGAATCGTGGAAAATGCAGTTCGCTATCCTGATTAATAATCCTGGCGGGATTTCTAGACCATTGTGCCGGTCAGAGGACGGTGAAGTTTTAGTGTCAACTGGCACCAAGTCGGTACGCTACAACCCAGATAATGCTGCATATGTTGATATTCCATTTCGAGATCAAAACATAGAAGTTTATCATGCCTTTCCTTATACACAAAGCCTAGTTTTGCCTTACTCTAAGGAGGAGAAGGATGCTATAGAACAAAGAAGGAGGAGAAGGATGCTATAG